In the genome of Streptomyces collinus, one region contains:
- a CDS encoding DUF2252 domain-containing protein has translation MTRAGAQDESGAAARDGAPRRLPKVRGFAEWPAEGSPKDEGKALRKRIPRSAHATLDLDASRPDAVSAVEESGRGRLPELAPLRVGRMTATPFAFLRGAAGLMAYDLARTPMTGIRAQICGDAHAANFGLYGDARGGLVIDLNDFDETVPGPWEWDLKRLVASLVLAGRVAGADEDQCRKAAYDAAGAYRRTMRLLARLPVLDAWNAIADEELVSHTDAHDLLGTLERVSEKARHNTSGRFAAKSTETTEDGGRRFVDAPPVLRRIPDAEAAAVAASLEEYVGTLQEDRLPLLARYAVHDVAFRVVGTGSVGTRSYVVLLLDHRGEPLVLQVKEARASALVPHLVTAGFEAPEAGHEGRRVVMGQKRMQVVSDNLLGWTTVDGLPFQVRQFRNRKGSVDPAALAADQMDDYGRMTGALLARAHAHSADPRLIAGYCGKNEELDEAMADFAVAYADRTEADHAELVAGVRAGKVSAEVGV, from the coding sequence ATGACCAGGGCTGGAGCTCAGGACGAGAGCGGGGCCGCGGCGAGGGACGGGGCGCCGCGCCGGCTGCCCAAGGTGCGTGGCTTCGCCGAATGGCCGGCCGAGGGCTCACCCAAGGACGAGGGCAAGGCCCTGCGCAAGCGGATCCCGCGCAGCGCGCACGCCACGCTCGACCTGGACGCGTCCCGGCCCGACGCGGTGAGCGCCGTGGAGGAGTCAGGCCGCGGGCGGCTGCCCGAGCTGGCCCCGCTCCGGGTCGGCCGCATGACCGCCACCCCGTTCGCGTTCCTGCGCGGCGCGGCGGGCCTCATGGCGTACGACCTGGCGCGCACGCCCATGACCGGGATCCGGGCCCAGATCTGCGGCGACGCCCACGCGGCCAATTTCGGCCTGTACGGCGACGCACGCGGCGGCCTGGTCATCGACCTGAACGACTTCGACGAAACGGTGCCCGGTCCCTGGGAGTGGGATCTCAAGCGTCTCGTGGCCTCCCTGGTGCTCGCGGGCCGGGTGGCGGGCGCCGACGAGGACCAGTGCCGCAAGGCGGCGTACGACGCGGCGGGCGCCTACCGCAGAACCATGCGGCTCCTGGCCCGGCTCCCGGTGCTGGACGCGTGGAACGCCATCGCTGACGAGGAGCTCGTCTCCCACACCGACGCCCATGATCTGCTCGGCACGCTGGAGCGGGTCTCCGAGAAGGCCCGCCACAACACCAGCGGCCGCTTCGCGGCCAAATCGACCGAGACCACCGAAGACGGCGGGCGCCGATTCGTGGACGCCCCGCCGGTGCTGCGACGGATCCCGGACGCCGAGGCCGCGGCGGTGGCGGCGTCCCTGGAGGAGTACGTCGGCACCCTGCAGGAGGACCGCCTGCCGCTCCTCGCCCGGTACGCGGTGCACGACGTGGCCTTCCGGGTCGTCGGCACGGGCAGCGTCGGCACCCGGTCCTACGTCGTGCTGCTCCTCGACCACCGCGGTGAGCCGCTGGTGCTCCAGGTGAAGGAAGCGCGGGCGTCTGCACTGGTGCCGCATCTGGTGACGGCCGGTTTCGAGGCGCCGGAGGCCGGTCACGAGGGGCGGCGGGTCGTGATGGGCCAGAAGCGGATGCAGGTCGTGAGCGACAACCTGCTGGGCTGGACGACGGTCGACGGTCTCCCCTTCCAGGTCCGCCAGTTCCGCAACCGCAAGGGCAGCGTCGACCCGGCCGCGCTGGCCGCCGACCAGATGGACGACTACGGCCGCATGACCGGTGCGCTCCTGGCCCGCGCGCACGCGCACAGCGCCGATCCGCGGCTCATCGCCGGGTACTGCGGGAAGAACGAGGAGCTGGACGAGGCGATGGCGGACTTCGCCGTGGCCTACGCGGACCGGACCGAGGCAGATCACGCGGAGCTGGTGGCCGGGGTGCGGGCGGGGAAGGTCTCCGCGGAGGTGGGGGTGTAG
- a CDS encoding ScbR family autoregulator-binding transcription factor → MARQERAIRTRRTILEAAAAVFDERGYTSATIGEILDRAGVTKGALYFHFGSKEELAVGVFEEQLAIALPPQSSKLQELVDSGLVMARRLRSEPLVRASVGLALDQGAMDLDRTPAFRMWIDQNTQLLTEAKERGELLQHVDVAETAELLVGSFSGVQLLSHLRCQRQDLERRVVVLFEHFLPSITVPAVLARLDISVDRAERLLAQVWREGEAAVAVEASVSSAPSGTSVPSVPSVPSVPSGPSGPSVPSVPSGA, encoded by the coding sequence ATGGCGCGACAGGAGCGCGCGATCCGCACCCGGCGGACCATCCTGGAGGCGGCAGCGGCCGTCTTCGACGAACGCGGCTACACCTCGGCGACCATCGGCGAGATCCTGGACCGGGCAGGCGTCACCAAGGGGGCGCTGTACTTCCACTTCGGCTCCAAGGAGGAGCTGGCGGTGGGGGTGTTCGAGGAGCAGCTCGCGATCGCGCTCCCGCCGCAGTCCAGCAAGCTGCAGGAACTCGTCGACTCCGGCCTGGTGATGGCCCGCCGGCTGCGGTCCGAACCGCTGGTGCGGGCCAGTGTGGGGCTCGCCCTCGACCAGGGGGCCATGGACCTCGACCGCACCCCGGCCTTCCGGATGTGGATCGACCAGAACACGCAGTTGCTGACCGAGGCGAAGGAGCGCGGCGAACTGCTGCAGCACGTCGACGTGGCGGAGACGGCGGAGCTGCTCGTCGGCAGCTTCTCCGGGGTGCAGCTGCTGTCCCACCTGCGCTGCCAGCGGCAGGATCTGGAGCGCCGTGTCGTCGTGCTGTTCGAGCACTTCCTGCCCAGCATCACCGTGCCCGCGGTGCTGGCCCGGCTCGACATCTCGGTGGACCGGGCCGAGCGGCTGCTGGCGCAGGTGTGGAGGGAGGGGGAAGCGGCCGTGGCCGTGGAGGCCTCGGTGTCTTCGGCGCCTTCAGGGACTTCCGTGCCCTCCGTGCCTTCCGTGCCTTCCGTGCCCTCAGGGCCCTCTGGGCCTTCCGTGCCTTCAGTGCCTTCGGGGGCTTAG
- a CDS encoding ScbR family autoregulator-binding transcription factor has translation MTKQDRAVRTRLALIRSAAAQFEAHGYVRAGLARISAGAGVSSGALHFHFADKAAVAEAVEDAAARALREAAVRGHVGDGCALQRLVDVTHHVARLLCADVVVRAGLRLNVEGVAGRVRDLRREWRECVQGLLAEAERRGELAAGVTPQRTSAVVLAATTGIEVLAREDHEWLARPSLTDLWQLLLPCLAAPRLAGVVDPAGSGPAESGPESGPAGSALAESGPVGGQAVGGQPVEGQPAGSDPLGRGPVVRDGQAEAGRAGLALR, from the coding sequence GTGACCAAACAGGACCGGGCCGTCCGGACCCGTCTCGCGCTGATCCGGTCGGCGGCCGCACAGTTCGAGGCCCATGGGTACGTCCGGGCCGGCCTGGCGCGGATCAGCGCGGGAGCCGGCGTCAGCTCCGGTGCGCTGCACTTCCACTTCGCCGACAAGGCCGCCGTCGCCGAGGCCGTCGAGGATGCCGCCGCCCGGGCCTTGCGCGAGGCAGCGGTCCGTGGTCACGTCGGCGACGGCTGCGCCCTGCAGCGTCTCGTGGACGTCACGCACCACGTCGCCCGGCTGCTGTGCGCCGATGTCGTGGTGCGGGCGGGGCTGCGGCTGAACGTGGAAGGGGTCGCCGGTCGGGTGCGGGACCTGCGCCGGGAGTGGCGGGAGTGCGTGCAGGGGCTGCTGGCGGAGGCGGAGCGCAGGGGGGAACTCGCCGCCGGTGTGACGCCGCAGCGCACCAGCGCCGTCGTCCTCGCCGCCACGACCGGTATCGAGGTTCTGGCGCGCGAGGATCACGAGTGGCTCGCGCGGCCTTCGCTGACCGACCTGTGGCAGTTGCTGCTGCCGTGCCTGGCGGCGCCTCGGCTGGCCGGGGTGGTGGATCCGGCGGGGAGCGGACCGGCGGAGAGCGGACCGGAGAGCGGACCGGCGGGGAGCGCACTGGCGGAGAGCGGACCGGTGGGGGGCCAGGCGGTGGGGGGTCAGCCGGTGGAAGGTCAACCGGCGGGGAGTGATCCGTTGGGGCGTGGGCCGGTGGTCCGGGACGGGCAGGCGGAGGCGGGCAGGGCGGGGCTCGCGCTGCGGTAG
- a CDS encoding ScbA/BarX family gamma-butyrolactone biosynthesis protein: MSALTEDQTGRGGRPANGTATTVENPPHPTVPRQTAPPGTAPEEPAPPAAVPKEPASSATAPEKPAPSATAPEDPAPPSPVTGRPAPHSPVTTVTAVTAVTPELAHRTTETDVFPARWTRISDTRFRFTAHWPAAHPFFGPVDDRHQDPMIVGETLRQASMVLAHAEFGAPADTHFVMWDLTVSVDPAALLLADAAEPVEFDVVCSEIRRRGRGLRSMRTTMEFRRAGRFVARGTGSTGCTPPRAYRRLRAGRLNALNTPVPLLTGIAPRAAGRSRAEDVVLAPADRPGVWNLRVDTGHPVLFPRPNDHVPGMVLFEAARQAATAASGLHPFLPVTLKADFAHYAELHSPCRIETEVFDERPGEVTVRVSGRQDGASVFTASLTSSRPARVRSLS; the protein is encoded by the coding sequence TTGAGCGCACTCACGGAGGATCAGACCGGACGTGGGGGCCGTCCGGCAAACGGAACCGCTACGACCGTCGAGAACCCGCCACACCCCACCGTCCCCCGGCAGACGGCACCCCCGGGCACCGCCCCCGAGGAACCCGCACCCCCGGCGGCCGTCCCCAAGGAACCAGCCTCCTCAGCGACCGCCCCCGAGAAACCCGCGCCCTCGGCGACCGCCCCCGAAGACCCCGCGCCGCCCTCTCCCGTCACCGGCCGCCCCGCCCCCCACTCGCCCGTCACCACCGTCACCGCGGTCACCGCCGTCACCCCAGAGCTCGCCCACCGCACCACCGAGACGGACGTCTTCCCCGCCCGGTGGACCCGAATCTCCGACACCCGTTTCCGCTTCACCGCTCACTGGCCGGCCGCCCACCCCTTCTTCGGCCCGGTCGACGACCGGCACCAGGACCCGATGATCGTGGGCGAAACGTTGCGGCAGGCCTCGATGGTGCTGGCACACGCCGAGTTCGGCGCCCCTGCCGACACCCACTTCGTCATGTGGGACCTGACGGTCAGCGTCGACCCGGCCGCGCTGCTGCTGGCAGACGCCGCCGAACCGGTCGAGTTCGACGTCGTCTGCTCCGAGATCCGCCGCCGCGGCCGCGGACTGCGCAGCATGCGGACGACGATGGAGTTCCGCCGCGCCGGACGGTTCGTCGCCCGCGGCACCGGAAGCACCGGCTGCACCCCACCGCGCGCCTACCGCCGCCTGCGGGCGGGCCGATTGAACGCCCTGAACACACCGGTCCCCCTTCTCACGGGCATAGCGCCACGGGCCGCGGGACGGTCCCGCGCCGAGGACGTCGTCCTGGCACCCGCCGACCGCCCCGGCGTCTGGAACCTGCGCGTCGACACCGGCCACCCGGTCCTCTTCCCACGGCCCAACGACCACGTGCCCGGCATGGTCCTGTTCGAGGCGGCCCGCCAGGCCGCGACCGCCGCGTCCGGCCTGCACCCCTTCCTGCCGGTCACGCTGAAGGCCGACTTCGCCCACTACGCGGAGCTGCACAGCCCGTGCCGGATCGAGACCGAGGTCTTCGACGAGCGTCCCGGGGAGGTGACCGTACGGGTCTCGGGGCGGCAGGACGGCGCGTCCGTCTTCACCGCGAGCCTGACCTCCTCCCGGCCTGCGCGGGTACGGTCCCTGTCGTGA
- a CDS encoding acyl-CoA dehydrogenase family protein, whose protein sequence is MDFTFTEEQQAAAEAARGVFAGVAPDAVPSPALTPGAVADTYDRALWATLADADLLSLLLDTRYGGAGLDAIALCLVLRESARVLARVPLLESSAAAAAVQAYGGEEAKADLLARAGRGEMVLTVAAHGRTGHDPAEQAVTARQDGGTWVLDGVQTAVPWAHDADVTLVPAHTGTGRTVLALVPRGHEGTVLAEQFSTSGERLGELRLESARLAARDVIDADGAWEWLRDLLATGTCALALGLGERVLRMTGDYTGKREQFGFPIATFQAVAVQAADRYIDLRAMEATLWQAAWRISSGAPGPLPAAGDVAVAKIWAAEGVRRVVQTAQHLHGGFGADVDYPLHRYHAWAKYLELSLGPASAHEESLGDLLATHPLA, encoded by the coding sequence GTGGACTTCACCTTCACCGAGGAGCAGCAGGCGGCGGCCGAGGCGGCGAGGGGCGTGTTCGCCGGGGTCGCACCCGACGCCGTGCCCAGCCCGGCCCTCACCCCCGGCGCCGTCGCCGATACCTACGACCGGGCCCTGTGGGCCACACTCGCCGACGCGGACCTGCTGAGCCTGCTGCTCGACACCCGGTACGGCGGGGCCGGCCTGGACGCCATCGCCTTGTGCCTGGTCCTGCGGGAGTCGGCGCGGGTCCTGGCCAGGGTGCCCCTGCTGGAGAGCAGCGCGGCAGCGGCGGCCGTCCAGGCCTACGGCGGCGAAGAGGCGAAGGCGGACCTGCTCGCCCGGGCCGGCCGGGGCGAGATGGTGCTGACCGTCGCCGCGCACGGCCGCACCGGCCACGACCCGGCCGAGCAGGCCGTGACCGCCCGGCAGGACGGCGGCACCTGGGTGCTGGACGGTGTCCAGACGGCGGTGCCGTGGGCCCACGACGCGGACGTCACGCTCGTCCCCGCGCACACCGGGACCGGCCGGACCGTGCTGGCCCTGGTGCCGCGCGGCCACGAGGGAACCGTCCTCGCCGAGCAGTTCTCCACCAGCGGCGAGCGGCTCGGCGAGCTGCGGCTGGAATCGGCCCGGCTCGCCGCCCGGGACGTGATCGACGCCGACGGGGCGTGGGAGTGGCTGCGGGATCTGCTGGCCACCGGGACGTGCGCGCTGGCCCTCGGCCTTGGGGAGCGCGTGCTGCGGATGACCGGGGACTACACGGGCAAGCGGGAGCAGTTCGGGTTCCCCATCGCGACCTTCCAGGCCGTCGCCGTGCAGGCCGCCGACCGCTACATCGACCTGCGCGCCATGGAGGCCACACTGTGGCAGGCCGCGTGGCGGATCTCCTCCGGGGCCCCGGGCCCGCTGCCCGCCGCCGGGGACGTGGCCGTCGCGAAGATCTGGGCTGCGGAGGGCGTACGCCGGGTCGTGCAGACCGCGCAGCACCTGCACGGCGGCTTCGGCGCCGACGTCGACTACCCCCTGCACCGCTACCACGCCTGGGCCAAGTACCTGGAACTGTCACTCGGCCCGGCCTCGGCACACGAAGAGAGCCTGGGCGACCTCCTGGCGACCCACCCACTGGCCTGA
- a CDS encoding rhodanese-like domain-containing protein yields MPTVAVADLKDGDFLLDVREDDEWKAGHAEGALHIPISEFVARYGELTEAAPQDGRVHVICRSGGRSAQVTMYLAQQGIDAVNVDGGMQVWEAVGRPVVTDDGQQGFVL; encoded by the coding sequence GTGCCCACGGTCGCGGTCGCGGACCTCAAGGACGGCGACTTCCTGCTGGACGTCCGGGAGGACGACGAGTGGAAGGCCGGTCACGCCGAAGGGGCGCTGCACATCCCCATCAGCGAATTCGTCGCCCGCTACGGCGAGCTGACCGAGGCCGCCCCGCAGGACGGCCGGGTCCATGTGATCTGCCGCTCCGGAGGCCGGTCCGCCCAGGTCACGATGTATCTGGCCCAGCAGGGCATCGACGCTGTGAACGTCGATGGCGGCATGCAGGTGTGGGAGGCGGTGGGCCGTCCCGTCGTGACGGACGACGGTCAGCAGGGGTTCGTCCTCTAG
- a CDS encoding FHA domain-containing protein FhaB/FipA, which yields MSELTLTVMRLGFLAVLWLFVIVAVQVIRSDLFGTRVTQRGSRREAGRQQQQAAARQAPPQQRQQPAGGRRGRNAPTKLVVTEGTLTGTTVALQGQTITLGRAHDSTIVLDDDYASSRHARIYPDRDGQWIVEDLGSTNGTYLDRSRLTTPTPIALGAPIRIGKTVIELRK from the coding sequence ATGTCAGAGCTGACCCTCACGGTCATGCGGCTGGGTTTCCTGGCCGTACTGTGGCTGTTCGTGATCGTGGCCGTGCAGGTCATCCGCAGCGACCTCTTCGGTACGCGCGTCACCCAGCGCGGCTCGCGCCGCGAGGCGGGCCGCCAGCAGCAGCAGGCCGCCGCCCGCCAGGCGCCGCCGCAGCAGCGCCAGCAGCCCGCCGGCGGCCGGCGCGGCCGTAACGCACCCACCAAGCTGGTCGTGACCGAGGGCACCCTCACCGGCACCACGGTCGCGCTCCAGGGCCAGACCATCACCCTGGGCCGCGCGCACGACTCGACGATCGTGCTGGACGACGACTACGCCTCCAGCCGCCATGCCAGGATCTACCCGGACCGCGACGGCCAGTGGATCGTCGAGGACCTCGGCTCCACCAACGGCACATACCTGGACCGGTCCCGGCTGACGACTCCCACACCGATTGCACTGGGCGCGCCGATCCGCATCGGCAAGACCGTCATCGAGCTGCGGAAGTAG
- a CDS encoding spore photoproduct lyase family protein: protein MHHPSGAPDDDSGTLFGLDALAPGPAAPGTDSSFRTSATARRLLPVREIYAEPAAAASPRGRQISARFPDAQVTMVDSHWRIPGLHGNEGNIERWARIKAETLVLGEKKTLTTRPNGRSADWIAPGTSNGCAMACAYCYVPRRKGYANPITVFTNIDRIIAHLARHIARQGPKPEPNQCDPEAWVYDIGENGDCSVDALICDNTADLVHAFRQWPTAKASFATKFVNPGLLALDPRGRTRIRFSLMPPDDARLLDVRTSPVAERIGAAADFLDAGYEVHFNLSPVVVRPGWQDAWAELLIHLDDVLPPRVKQQAAAEVIMLTHNRELHEVNLGWHPRAEEALWRPELQQAKRSENGALNIRYRNGVKAEAVHTLRALIDHHAPWLRVRYAF, encoded by the coding sequence ATGCACCACCCGTCCGGCGCCCCGGACGACGACTCCGGCACCCTGTTCGGGCTCGACGCCCTCGCCCCCGGCCCCGCCGCTCCCGGCACGGACTCGTCCTTCCGTACCTCCGCCACAGCCCGCCGGCTGCTGCCCGTGCGGGAGATCTACGCCGAGCCCGCGGCCGCAGCGTCACCGCGCGGACGGCAGATCAGCGCCCGGTTCCCCGACGCGCAGGTGACCATGGTCGACTCCCACTGGCGCATCCCCGGGCTGCACGGCAACGAGGGCAACATCGAGCGCTGGGCGCGCATCAAGGCAGAGACGCTGGTCCTGGGGGAGAAGAAGACCCTCACCACACGCCCCAACGGCCGCTCGGCGGACTGGATCGCCCCCGGCACCTCCAACGGCTGCGCCATGGCCTGCGCCTACTGCTACGTGCCCCGGCGCAAGGGATACGCCAACCCCATCACCGTCTTCACCAACATCGACCGGATCATCGCCCACCTCGCGAGGCACATCGCACGGCAGGGACCCAAGCCCGAGCCGAACCAGTGCGACCCCGAGGCGTGGGTGTACGACATCGGCGAGAACGGCGACTGCTCGGTCGACGCCCTGATCTGCGACAACACCGCCGACCTCGTGCACGCCTTCCGGCAGTGGCCCACCGCCAAGGCGTCCTTCGCCACCAAGTTCGTCAACCCCGGCCTGCTGGCCCTCGACCCACGCGGCCGCACCCGCATCCGGTTCTCGCTGATGCCGCCGGACGACGCCCGGCTGCTCGACGTGCGCACCTCACCCGTCGCCGAGCGCATCGGCGCCGCGGCGGACTTCCTGGACGCGGGATACGAAGTGCACTTCAACCTCTCGCCCGTGGTCGTCCGCCCCGGCTGGCAGGACGCCTGGGCCGAGCTGCTCATCCACCTCGACGACGTCCTGCCCCCGCGGGTGAAACAGCAGGCCGCCGCGGAGGTGATCATGCTCACCCACAACCGGGAGCTGCACGAGGTCAACCTCGGCTGGCATCCCCGAGCCGAGGAAGCGCTGTGGCGGCCTGAGCTCCAGCAGGCCAAGCGCTCCGAGAACGGCGCCCTGAACATCCGCTACCGCAACGGGGTCAAGGCGGAGGCCGTGCACACCCTGCGCGCCCTGATCGACCACCACGCGCCCTGGCTACGCGTGCGCTACGCCTTCTGA
- a CDS encoding FhaA domain-containing protein, whose translation MGVLKKFEQRLEGLVNGTFAKVFKSEVQPVEIAGALQRECDNNATIWNRDRTVVPNDFIVELSTPDFERLSPYSGQLGDELAGMVRDYAKQQRYTFMGPIKVHLEKADDLDTGLYRVRSRTLASSSSQQGGPGGGGAAPAAPQGGRPGGYGYPPSAAPSGAPPMPSAPPPGGRPGGYGYPPAASGQRSPAAPAAGGRTRHWIEINGTRHQISRSTLVMGRSTDADVRIDDPGVSRRHCEIRTGTPSTIQDLGSTNGIVVDGQHTTRATLRDGSRIVVGSTTIIYRQAEG comes from the coding sequence ATGGGAGTCCTGAAGAAGTTCGAGCAACGTCTCGAAGGTCTGGTCAACGGCACCTTCGCCAAGGTGTTCAAGTCCGAGGTCCAGCCCGTGGAGATCGCGGGAGCGCTCCAGCGCGAGTGCGACAACAACGCCACCATCTGGAACCGCGACCGGACGGTCGTGCCCAACGACTTCATCGTCGAGCTGAGCACTCCCGACTTCGAGCGCCTCAGCCCCTACTCCGGCCAGCTCGGCGACGAGCTGGCCGGCATGGTGCGCGACTACGCCAAGCAGCAGCGCTACACCTTCATGGGCCCGATCAAGGTCCACCTGGAGAAGGCGGACGACCTCGACACCGGCCTGTACCGGGTACGCAGCCGCACGCTCGCCTCCTCCAGCAGCCAGCAGGGCGGCCCGGGAGGCGGCGGCGCCGCACCGGCCGCTCCGCAGGGCGGACGCCCCGGTGGCTACGGCTACCCGCCGTCCGCGGCGCCCTCCGGCGCCCCGCCCATGCCCTCCGCGCCGCCACCCGGCGGCCGTCCCGGCGGCTACGGCTACCCGCCCGCCGCGAGCGGCCAGCGGTCCCCGGCCGCCCCGGCCGCCGGCGGACGCACCCGCCACTGGATCGAGATCAACGGCACCCGCCACCAGATCTCCCGCTCCACGCTGGTGATGGGCCGCAGCACCGACGCCGACGTGCGGATCGACGACCCCGGCGTCTCCCGCCGGCACTGCGAGATCCGGACCGGAACGCCCTCGACGATCCAGGATCTCGGATCCACCAACGGCATCGTGGTGGACGGGCAGCACACCACCCGCGCTACGCTCCGCGACGGCTCGCGGATCGTCGTGGGCAGCACCACCATCATTTACCGGCAAGCCGAAGGGTGA
- a CDS encoding cytochrome P450 family protein translates to MAQQACPFLSVDPSGQDLYGEISRIRAQGPAVEVELPGGVRAWWITGLELNKRLLAGPETSKDAFQHWPAWINGDISRTWPLAIWVSVRNMVTAYGSDHTRLRKPMAAAFTKRRVDALLPRVQDIVDRALDALERIPEGEVVDLRAAFAAPVPHEVVCELFGVPPGQDGPRAALYRIISRFFDTAISLEDAQANAVDLYGTLTAFLQHKREHPADDLTTALIAARDEGSLSEQELMDNLILLLTAGFETTVNLIDNTVHSLLAHLDQLDLVRSGQVSWEDALEESLRFEAPGAMSGLRYAVEDIEIEPGLTIPKGDPLVVSFAGAGRDPERHGPDAERFDVTRTTSRDHLSFGHGVHHCLGRPLAMAEATVALTSLFTRFPRLALADPAHPPKRLRSIISTGHEELPVLLHGRGPAGPRPEETDADAEADVGAEPKFQAEAGTEVQAQAEV, encoded by the coding sequence ATGGCACAGCAGGCCTGCCCCTTCCTGTCGGTCGACCCGTCCGGCCAGGATCTCTACGGCGAGATATCCCGCATCCGTGCCCAGGGCCCGGCCGTGGAAGTCGAACTCCCCGGCGGCGTACGGGCTTGGTGGATCACCGGCCTGGAGCTGAACAAGCGGCTCCTGGCCGGACCCGAGACGAGCAAGGACGCCTTCCAGCACTGGCCGGCCTGGATCAACGGGGACATCTCCCGGACCTGGCCGCTCGCCATCTGGGTCTCGGTGCGCAACATGGTCACCGCCTACGGCTCCGACCACACCCGGCTGCGCAAGCCGATGGCCGCCGCCTTCACCAAGCGTCGCGTCGACGCGCTGCTGCCGCGTGTCCAGGACATCGTCGACCGGGCGCTGGACGCGCTGGAGCGGATCCCGGAGGGCGAAGTCGTCGACCTGCGGGCGGCGTTCGCGGCGCCCGTCCCGCACGAGGTGGTGTGCGAGCTCTTCGGCGTACCGCCCGGCCAGGACGGCCCCCGCGCGGCCCTCTACCGCATCATCAGCCGCTTCTTCGACACGGCGATCTCCCTGGAGGACGCCCAGGCCAACGCCGTCGACCTCTACGGCACGCTGACCGCGTTCCTCCAGCACAAGCGCGAGCACCCGGCCGACGACCTGACGACGGCGCTCATCGCCGCGCGCGACGAAGGGAGCCTCAGCGAACAGGAGTTGATGGACAATCTGATCCTGCTGCTCACCGCGGGCTTCGAGACGACCGTCAACCTCATCGACAACACCGTGCACAGCCTGCTCGCCCACCTCGACCAGCTAGACCTCGTCCGCTCCGGGCAGGTCAGTTGGGAGGACGCCCTGGAGGAGTCGCTGCGCTTCGAGGCTCCAGGAGCCATGTCGGGCCTGCGCTACGCCGTCGAGGACATCGAGATCGAACCGGGTCTGACCATCCCCAAGGGCGACCCGCTCGTGGTCTCCTTCGCCGGTGCCGGGCGCGACCCCGAGCGGCACGGGCCGGACGCCGAACGGTTCGACGTCACGCGCACAACCAGCCGCGACCACCTGTCCTTCGGCCACGGCGTGCACCACTGCCTGGGCCGGCCCCTCGCGATGGCCGAGGCGACCGTGGCCCTGACATCGCTGTTCACGCGCTTCCCGCGGCTGGCACTGGCCGATCCGGCGCATCCGCCGAAGCGGCTGCGGTCCATCATCTCCACCGGCCACGAGGAACTGCCGGTGCTGCTGCACGGCCGGGGCCCGGCGGGCCCGCGCCCGGAGGAGACGGATGCGGATGCGGAGGCGGATGTGGGGGCGGAGCCGAAGTTCCAGGCGGAGGCGGGGACCGAGGTCCAGGCGCAGGCGGAGGTCTAG
- a CDS encoding NAD-dependent epimerase/dehydratase family protein, whose protein sequence is MTVKVLITGASGFVGSRVATAAQRQPDVHVRLLSRHAPHGPEYVHGDLCAPPSLRGVCADTDVLVHCATQIGGDAETVQAVNDHGTRALVEEAVRAGVRRIVYVSTAAVLGRGPFRGVRPGEAPIAPASPTSRTRAAAERYVLDAGGLVLRPHLVYGEGDRWVIPGLVWLMKELSATLTGCGALQSMIDVDNLGRAVVAAALSPAPGGGVHHVSHPEPVAVTDLLAAVSRELGEPGGGAAVDVATALDRAAGSPLALHHLGMLTVDHWFVDDAFWKGLDCSPGEGFATVFGRAAPWYRAFLDGRKVS, encoded by the coding sequence GTGACGGTCAAGGTTCTGATCACGGGCGCGAGCGGCTTCGTCGGCAGCCGGGTCGCCACCGCGGCACAGCGGCAACCAGACGTCCACGTACGCCTGTTGTCCCGGCACGCGCCGCACGGCCCCGAGTACGTCCACGGCGACCTCTGCGCCCCTCCCTCCCTGCGCGGGGTCTGCGCCGACACCGATGTCCTGGTGCACTGCGCCACACAGATCGGCGGCGACGCCGAGACGGTCCAGGCGGTCAACGACCACGGCACCCGTGCCCTGGTCGAGGAGGCCGTGCGCGCCGGAGTGCGCCGGATCGTGTACGTCAGTACGGCCGCCGTCCTCGGCCGGGGCCCCTTCCGCGGCGTACGCCCCGGGGAGGCGCCGATCGCGCCGGCGTCACCCACCAGCCGCACCCGGGCCGCCGCCGAACGGTACGTCCTCGACGCGGGCGGCCTGGTGCTGCGCCCGCACCTCGTGTACGGCGAGGGCGACCGCTGGGTGATCCCCGGGCTGGTGTGGCTGATGAAGGAACTGTCGGCCACCCTGACCGGCTGCGGGGCGCTCCAGTCGATGATCGACGTCGACAACCTGGGCCGTGCGGTGGTGGCCGCCGCGCTCTCCCCCGCGCCCGGCGGCGGTGTGCACCACGTCAGCCACCCCGAGCCGGTAGCGGTCACGGATTTGCTGGCCGCGGTGTCCCGGGAGCTGGGGGAGCCCGGCGGCGGTGCGGCCGTGGACGTCGCCACCGCCCTCGACCGGGCCGCCGGGTCACCGCTCGCCCTCCATCATCTCGGCATGCTCACGGTCGACCACTGGTTCGTGGACGACGCGTTCTGGAAAGGCCTCGACTGCTCGCCCGGTGAGGGTTTCGCGACCGTGTTCGGCCGCGCGGCGCCCTGGTACCGCGCGTTCCTCGACGGCCGGAAAGTCTCCTGA